A window of Infirmifilum lucidum contains these coding sequences:
- a CDS encoding ABC transporter ATP-binding protein, whose protein sequence is MSEPALELKDVRKVYRTATEEIEVLRGINLTVPEGELAVIMGPSGSGKSTLLSIAGGLDKPTAGRVVVGGVDITDMGEEELTKIRARKIGFVFQSFNLIRNYTALENVMLPLLFTGIFDVKEAREIAGKMLEIVGLKGHENKFPSQLSGGQQQRVAIARALAPSPDVVLMDEPTGSLDVDTAAKVLSLVRWLNQALGQTIIIVTHNPEIAELATRTFYIRAGMIYEEPPKKMLIDTIRELKAAGSLEDIRKTQISMLRLKAEALERALRGGKVDPSILEAEVKSLERRIERLEAYA, encoded by the coding sequence GTGAGTGAGCCTGCACTCGAGTTAAAGGACGTGAGGAAGGTCTACAGGACTGCAACAGAGGAGATTGAAGTCCTCAGAGGCATAAACCTTACAGTACCCGAGGGCGAGCTCGCCGTGATAATGGGGCCGTCTGGCAGCGGGAAGAGCACGCTACTCTCAATAGCAGGGGGTCTAGACAAGCCGACTGCGGGACGCGTGGTAGTCGGTGGCGTAGACATAACCGACATGGGAGAAGAGGAGCTCACCAAGATAAGGGCGAGGAAAATAGGCTTCGTATTCCAGTCCTTCAACTTAATCCGCAACTACACAGCCCTCGAGAACGTCATGCTACCCCTCCTCTTCACCGGCATATTCGATGTAAAGGAGGCTAGAGAGATTGCCGGGAAAATGCTCGAAATAGTGGGGCTCAAGGGGCACGAGAACAAGTTCCCCAGCCAGCTCAGCGGCGGGCAGCAACAGAGAGTAGCCATCGCCAGGGCACTAGCCCCGAGCCCCGACGTCGTGTTAATGGACGAGCCTACGGGCTCCCTGGACGTCGACACTGCCGCAAAGGTTCTCTCGCTAGTGAGGTGGCTCAACCAGGCCCTCGGCCAGACAATCATAATCGTCACGCACAACCCTGAGATAGCTGAGCTGGCAACACGCACGTTCTACATAAGGGCCGGGATGATATACGAGGAGCCGCCGAAGAAGATGCTCATCGACACGATAAGAGAGCTGAAAGCTGCGGGTTCGCTCGAAGACATCAGGAAGACGCAAATCAGCATGCTGAGGCTTAAGGCAGAAGCCCTCGAGAGAGCACTGAGAGGGGGAAAGGTAGACCCCAGTATACTCGAAGCCGAGGTCAAGTCGCTTGAACGCCGTATCGAGAGGCTTGAGGCGTACGCTTGA
- a CDS encoding ABC transporter permease, which produces MPATSLLYIALKFVKRDILFKKLIAALTILAIASGVATFVSLRILSVGSRTAAQNIVEQVLPGEVIVYGQGLYDVSEDVLNDIRRLPGVKDVTPVILVTGYIERNAVFVLGVRPQDLKNVVSRFTSGSGFTTISGSYAVADVGLARRLNLSVGDRVAVKPPFGGFFRQYEIIGIAEVTMKIEEIGAAGGYIILPLREAQNLLGRPGYVSMAVVKVEDGVDPVAVKNLISMVYPGSRVMLREEVIGVVFKIMSLIEGLLLSTTLVGLAVAVFGTTSTITSTVREHQREIAIMRTQGASRASVAAIFMLEALLYGVSGGLLGLLFGVAGARIGIEIVSSYGFLNPPLILEAQTLVLGVALATALSVLASVYPVWRATSIRPVEVLKSE; this is translated from the coding sequence GTGCCTGCAACTAGCCTGCTGTACATTGCCCTGAAGTTTGTCAAGAGAGACATCCTGTTCAAGAAGCTCATAGCGGCGCTGACAATACTTGCGATCGCGAGTGGTGTCGCGACATTCGTCTCATTGAGGATACTGAGCGTTGGGAGCCGCACGGCTGCGCAGAACATCGTCGAGCAAGTCCTGCCGGGCGAGGTTATTGTGTACGGACAGGGGCTGTACGACGTCTCGGAAGACGTGCTTAACGATATCCGGAGGCTGCCAGGCGTTAAGGATGTAACCCCTGTAATTCTCGTAACAGGCTACATTGAGCGGAACGCTGTATTCGTGCTAGGCGTTAGGCCTCAAGACTTGAAGAACGTTGTCTCCCGCTTCACCTCTGGTAGCGGCTTCACGACTATATCGGGATCCTATGCTGTTGCAGATGTGGGCTTAGCTAGGAGGCTGAACCTCAGCGTGGGGGACAGAGTCGCGGTGAAGCCCCCCTTCGGCGGCTTCTTCAGGCAGTATGAGATCATCGGAATAGCCGAGGTTACTATGAAGATCGAGGAGATAGGCGCCGCTGGGGGGTACATTATCCTGCCGCTACGCGAGGCCCAGAACCTCCTGGGCCGCCCGGGCTACGTTAGCATGGCTGTAGTGAAGGTGGAGGACGGCGTAGACCCTGTGGCTGTGAAGAACCTGATATCCATGGTCTACCCTGGCTCGAGGGTCATGCTACGGGAGGAAGTCATAGGAGTAGTCTTCAAGATAATGTCGCTGATAGAGGGCCTTCTCCTGTCCACGACTCTAGTGGGGCTAGCTGTCGCAGTCTTCGGAACCACGAGCACGATTACGTCGACTGTCCGCGAGCACCAGCGCGAGATAGCCATCATGAGAACGCAGGGGGCTAGTAGGGCGAGCGTCGCCGCGATCTTCATGCTAGAGGCCCTCCTCTACGGCGTGTCTGGGGGGCTTCTAGGCCTGCTCTTCGGCGTGGCTGGGGCTCGTATAGGCATAGAAATCGTGTCCTCTTACGGCTTTCTAAACCCGCCGCTGATACTGGAGGCCCAAACACTTGTGCTGGGCGTGGCCCTAGCTACTGCTCTCAGCGTCCTAGCCTCGGTCTACCCCGTGTGGCGTGCTACTTCTATTAGGCCCGTTGAGGTGTTGAAGAGTGAGTGA